A portion of the Rhodopseudomonas sp. BAL398 genome contains these proteins:
- a CDS encoding NAD-dependent epimerase/dehydratase family protein, with the protein MSKRSVLIVGGYGQVGRAMAARLRQMGCTAVTIGGRRRAPAQGVAEKLGYRWTTIDLNDGRTWSGALEGIDVVVVCMDQDGPAFAEAVLERGLGYIDITASDDLFRQIEALEAFAIASGGWAVLSVGLAPGLTNLMARACADGMDQVEKIEIGILLGLGDAHGTAALNWTLENLRPYPSSAIRRIAFGSRSVQRASIPFDFADQHVLMRRHGYERVTTRLAFDTPLVTAGGLRLLGHLGRIQGMRGVMRWLFSKFRVGSDRVGLSVTAVGRTQGKPSRRFMSFEARKEAEITALMASQTIVLMLDEPPQTGIHHLEEIRGIDDFADGLRGEGSVLA; encoded by the coding sequence ATGAGTAAACGGAGTGTCTTGATCGTCGGAGGCTACGGCCAGGTCGGACGCGCCATGGCGGCTCGGTTGCGGCAGATGGGCTGCACTGCCGTGACCATCGGCGGGCGGAGACGTGCGCCCGCCCAAGGCGTCGCGGAGAAGCTGGGCTATCGCTGGACGACGATCGACCTGAACGACGGGCGAACCTGGTCAGGAGCGCTTGAAGGAATAGACGTTGTCGTCGTTTGCATGGACCAGGATGGGCCGGCCTTCGCCGAAGCGGTTCTGGAGCGGGGTCTTGGCTATATCGATATAACGGCTTCTGACGACCTTTTCCGGCAGATCGAGGCGCTCGAGGCCTTTGCGATTGCGAGCGGTGGATGGGCCGTGCTTTCCGTGGGCCTCGCGCCTGGCCTGACAAATCTCATGGCGCGGGCCTGTGCAGACGGCATGGATCAGGTCGAGAAAATAGAGATCGGTATCCTCCTCGGTCTCGGGGACGCTCATGGAACGGCCGCGTTGAATTGGACATTGGAGAACCTGCGTCCGTATCCCTCATCCGCAATCCGCAGGATCGCGTTCGGAAGCCGATCTGTTCAACGAGCATCTATCCCGTTCGATTTCGCGGACCAGCACGTCCTGATGCGGCGCCACGGCTATGAGCGCGTGACGACGCGCCTTGCGTTCGATACGCCGCTTGTGACGGCAGGGGGATTGCGTCTTCTCGGTCACCTTGGTCGGATCCAGGGGATGCGCGGCGTTATGAGATGGCTGTTTTCAAAGTTTCGGGTCGGATCGGACCGGGTGGGATTGTCGGTCACCGCCGTTGGTCGAACGCAAGGAAAGCCGTCTCGACGTTTCATGTCATTCGAGGCCAGGAAGGAAGCGGAGATCACTGCGCTGATGGCATCTCAAACAATCGTGCTCATGCTTGATGAGCCGCCGCAGACCGGCATCCATCATCTGGAAGAAATCCGCGGGATTGATGACTTTGCTGACGGTCTGCGAGGCGAGGGTAGCGTCCTTGCCTAA
- a CDS encoding conjugal transfer protein TraG — protein sequence MSGTKILWGQILVVFTIVLTTTWAATEWTAWRLGFQAQLGAPWFEVGGWPIYYPPAFFWWWYFYDAYAPPIFIEGAIIAASGGFLAIAVAILMSVWRAREAPNVFTYGSARWAKADEIKSAGLLGPDGVVLGKLKDDYLRHEGPEHVLCFAPTRSGKGVGLVIPSLLTWPGSAIVHDIKGENWQLTAGFRVRHGRVLLFDPTNPESSAYNPLLEVRRGEWEVRDVQNIADILVDPEGSLEKRNHWEKTSHALLVGAILHVLYAEKDKTLAGVAALLSDPKRPIESTLAAMMKTAHLGEAGPHPVIASAARELLNKSDNERSGVLSTAMSFLGLYRDPVVAKVTRRCDWRITDLVGGKRPATLYLVVPPSDINRTKPLIRLILNQIGRRLTEDLQARTARHKLLLMLDEFPALGRLDFFESALAFMAGYGLKSFLIAQSLNQIEKAYGPNNSILDNCHVRVSFATNDERTAKRVSDALGTATEMRAMKNYAGHRLSPWLGHLMVSRQETARPLLTPGEVMQLPPADEIVMVAGISPIRAKKVRYFEDRRFEERILPPPSIADPAEAEKDEWSALPLPPKPTLHTDRSGNAGNDEDTTDSERRRQPELGRAQPVEKKEPIENEFEIDPFDDDQEEAARNSRMSRTMQRVARQVSLDTKDGMEL from the coding sequence ATGTCAGGTACGAAAATTCTCTGGGGGCAAATCCTCGTCGTTTTCACCATCGTCCTCACCACTACCTGGGCGGCGACAGAGTGGACCGCCTGGCGCCTAGGCTTTCAGGCGCAACTCGGCGCGCCCTGGTTCGAAGTCGGAGGGTGGCCGATTTACTATCCACCCGCGTTCTTCTGGTGGTGGTATTTCTACGATGCTTATGCCCCTCCGATCTTCATTGAGGGAGCCATCATTGCTGCCTCGGGCGGCTTCCTGGCAATTGCTGTAGCCATTCTTATGTCGGTCTGGCGTGCTCGCGAGGCGCCGAACGTTTTCACCTATGGATCGGCAAGATGGGCGAAAGCTGATGAGATCAAGTCTGCCGGTCTGCTTGGCCCCGATGGCGTCGTCCTGGGTAAGCTCAAGGACGACTATCTTCGGCATGAGGGACCGGAGCATGTGTTGTGCTTCGCGCCGACCCGCTCGGGCAAGGGCGTCGGTCTGGTCATTCCGTCGCTTCTGACCTGGCCGGGCTCGGCCATCGTCCACGACATCAAGGGGGAGAACTGGCAGCTCACGGCAGGCTTTCGCGTCCGGCACGGCCGCGTGCTCCTGTTCGATCCAACCAACCCCGAGTCCTCCGCCTACAATCCTTTGCTCGAAGTTCGACGCGGCGAATGGGAGGTGCGCGACGTTCAGAACATAGCCGACATCCTCGTCGATCCCGAGGGTTCGCTGGAAAAGCGCAATCACTGGGAGAAGACCAGCCACGCACTTTTGGTCGGCGCCATCCTCCATGTCCTTTATGCGGAAAAGGACAAGACACTCGCCGGCGTCGCCGCTCTCCTGTCCGATCCGAAACGCCCCATTGAATCCACGCTCGCCGCCATGATGAAGACGGCGCATCTTGGCGAAGCCGGGCCGCATCCGGTTATCGCCAGCGCGGCCCGCGAACTCCTTAACAAGTCCGACAATGAACGCAGCGGCGTCCTTTCTACCGCCATGTCGTTCCTCGGGCTCTACCGCGATCCTGTCGTCGCGAAGGTGACGCGCCGCTGCGACTGGCGCATCACTGATTTGGTAGGCGGCAAGCGCCCGGCGACACTCTACCTTGTCGTACCGCCCTCCGACATCAATCGGACCAAACCGCTCATCCGCCTCATCCTTAATCAGATCGGCCGGCGGCTGACCGAAGACCTGCAGGCCAGAACCGCGCGGCACAAATTGCTGCTGATGCTGGACGAGTTTCCAGCACTCGGCCGCCTCGACTTCTTCGAGAGCGCGCTCGCCTTCATGGCAGGCTACGGGCTCAAGAGTTTCCTGATAGCGCAGTCGCTGAACCAGATCGAGAAGGCCTACGGGCCGAACAACTCGATCCTCGACAATTGCCACGTCCGGGTGAGCTTCGCCACCAATGACGAGCGAACCGCGAAACGGGTGAGTGATGCGCTCGGTACAGCGACTGAGATGCGGGCGATGAAGAACTATGCGGGGCACAGGCTTTCACCCTGGCTCGGCCATCTGATGGTGTCGCGGCAGGAAACCGCAAGGCCGCTGCTAACGCCAGGTGAGGTCATGCAACTCCCGCCAGCGGACGAAATCGTCATGGTCGCTGGCATATCGCCGATCCGCGCGAAGAAGGTTCGCTACTTTGAGGACCGCCGTTTCGAGGAGCGCATTCTGCCACCGCCATCCATAGCGGACCCTGCCGAAGCCGAAAAAGACGAATGGAGCGCGTTGCCACTACCGCCCAAGCCGACGCTTCACACCGACCGATCTGGCAACGCTGGCAACGACGAGGATACCACCGATTCCGAACGGCGCCGCCAGCCGGAGCTCGGCCGCGCCCAGCCCGTCGAGAAAAAGGAGCCAATCGAAAACGAATTCGAGATCGACCCCTTCGATGATGATCAGGAAGAAGCCGCGCGCAACAGTCGGATGTCCCGCACGATGCAAAGGGTGGCGCGGCAAGTCTCGCTCGACACCAAAGACGGAATGGAACTCTAG
- a CDS encoding cation transporter, producing the protein MACCSSETCASSSNNGSPRFRRVLWIVLAINAGMFIAEIVAGLVAGSAALQADALDFFADAANYAISLAVFGSSLRWRAGAAWVKGASMWIFGLWVLATVVWHLANGSVPHAATMGIIGTLALVMNVACLFLLTAFREGDANMRSVWICSRNDVVANVAVLLAALGVFGTGTGWPDFVVASLMAVLAIHGAATILRDASREWREAGRVHGVHMLR; encoded by the coding sequence ATGGCCTGCTGCTCATCCGAAACCTGTGCCTCGTCGTCCAACAACGGCTCACCGCGCTTTCGCCGTGTGCTCTGGATCGTCCTCGCCATCAATGCCGGGATGTTTATCGCCGAGATCGTGGCTGGCCTTGTCGCCGGCTCCGCGGCGCTTCAGGCCGATGCGCTGGATTTCTTTGCAGACGCCGCGAACTACGCCATCAGCCTGGCTGTTTTCGGGTCAAGCCTGCGTTGGCGCGCTGGAGCGGCATGGGTGAAGGGAGCGTCGATGTGGATCTTCGGGCTCTGGGTACTAGCGACCGTTGTCTGGCACTTGGCCAACGGCTCGGTGCCTCATGCGGCTACGATGGGGATAATCGGCACGCTTGCATTGGTGATGAATGTCGCATGTCTGTTCCTGTTGACGGCCTTTCGAGAAGGGGATGCCAACATGCGCTCTGTGTGGATCTGTTCCCGAAACGACGTGGTCGCTAATGTGGCCGTTCTGCTCGCAGCTCTGGGCGTGTTCGGCACCGGAACAGGCTGGCCGGATTTCGTCGTAGCCAGCCTCATGGCAGTGCTCGCGATCCACGGCGCCGCCACCATCCTCCGAGACGCCTCGCGCGAGTGGCGGGAGGCCGGGCGCGTTCATGGCGTCCACATGTTGCGGTAA
- a CDS encoding MerR family transcriptional regulator has translation MRDDGYQIGDLARHTGTKVVTIRYYEKIGLLPEAGRSAGNYRVYGQAELDRLRFIRRCRALGFSLDQVKELVALSSDEERPCAEVDALTREHLDEIERKIADLKSLADQLRRISASCDGATHISNCRIIEALSET, from the coding sequence ATGCGTGACGACGGCTATCAAATTGGCGATCTTGCGCGGCACACGGGCACGAAGGTCGTGACGATCCGCTACTACGAGAAAATCGGCCTCTTGCCCGAAGCCGGGCGCAGCGCTGGAAACTACCGCGTCTATGGTCAAGCTGAATTGGACCGGCTTCGCTTCATTCGTCGATGCCGGGCGCTGGGCTTCTCTCTGGATCAGGTGAAGGAACTTGTCGCTCTGTCCTCGGACGAGGAACGCCCTTGCGCGGAAGTTGACGCCTTGACCCGAGAGCATCTCGACGAGATCGAGCGCAAGATCGCCGATCTCAAATCTCTTGCCGACCAGCTTCGTCGCATCAGCGCAAGCTGCGACGGTGCGACCCACATTTCGAATTGTCGCATCATCGAGGCGCTCAGCGAAACGTGA
- a CDS encoding relaxase/mobilization nuclease domain-containing protein — protein sequence MADDREFRIRPGRIRSTRAQAARPFIAQALAAAKKAGGGVSRSGRITSGNRSRFGHGQRASIQANRLITARSRGAVIKARVVRHSGRTASLGTHLDYLRRDGVTRDGEKARLFGPGEEEADGRAFAERCEDDRHHFRFIVSPDDALEMSDLRSLTSDLVGQMEKDLGTELDWVAVDHWNTEHPHIHLIVRGKRDDGEDLVISRDYIKEGMRDRARDLITQELGPRTDLDIRRTLENQIETERWTQLDRQLVRDGRRTGVIDLAPPPGEQPDEFHALKVGRLRKLETLGLAEQVGPGQWMIGDKAEAMLRELGERGDIIRRMHRALTERGIERGSADYVLAAESLDAPIVGRLVERGLDDEIKGTAYAVVDGIDGRSHHFKLADLSAAGDSAPGSIVELRAYDDSRGQRRIALAVRSDLDIERQVTASGATWLDRQNIAREPAALSENGFGGEVRDALDRRADHLIGEGLAQRQGRRIVFSRNLIDTLRRRELDEIGEKLAAKTGQPFQRAGAGEHVAGAYRQRLTLASGRFAMIDDGLGFQLVPWTPSMEKHLGRHISGVARGDGGVDWSFGRKRGLGR from the coding sequence ATGGCCGATGATCGCGAGTTCCGCATTCGGCCTGGCCGTATCCGTTCGACCCGTGCGCAGGCGGCGCGTCCCTTCATCGCCCAGGCGCTGGCGGCCGCGAAGAAGGCAGGCGGCGGCGTCTCGCGATCCGGGCGCATCACGTCCGGCAACCGCTCGCGCTTCGGCCACGGCCAGCGCGCCAGTATCCAGGCCAATCGTCTCATCACCGCGCGCTCGCGCGGCGCGGTCATCAAGGCGCGCGTGGTTCGCCATTCCGGCCGGACGGCGTCGCTCGGCACCCATCTCGACTATCTGCGCCGCGACGGCGTCACCCGAGACGGGGAGAAGGCGCGCCTGTTCGGGCCGGGAGAGGAAGAAGCAGACGGCAGGGCCTTCGCCGAGCGCTGCGAGGACGACAGGCACCATTTCCGCTTCATCGTCTCGCCCGACGATGCTCTGGAGATGTCGGACCTGCGATCCTTAACCAGCGATCTCGTAGGACAGATGGAGAAGGATCTCGGCACCGAACTCGACTGGGTCGCCGTCGATCACTGGAACACCGAACACCCGCATATCCATCTGATCGTGCGCGGCAAACGCGACGACGGCGAGGACCTCGTGATATCGCGGGACTATATCAAGGAAGGCATGCGTGACCGCGCACGCGATCTCATCACCCAGGAACTCGGCCCGCGCACCGATCTCGATATCCGACGGACCCTCGAAAACCAGATCGAGACCGAGCGCTGGACCCAGCTCGACCGTCAGCTTGTGCGCGATGGCCGGCGCACCGGAGTGATCGACCTCGCTCCGCCGCCGGGCGAACAACCGGATGAATTCCATGCGCTGAAGGTCGGGCGCCTGCGCAAGCTGGAAACACTCGGCTTGGCCGAGCAGGTCGGCCCCGGTCAATGGATGATCGGCGACAAGGCCGAGGCGATGCTGCGTGAACTCGGGGAGCGCGGCGACATCATCAGGCGCATGCACCGCGCGTTGACCGAGCGCGGCATTGAGCGTGGATCGGCGGACTACGTGTTGGCAGCCGAAAGCCTCGACGCGCCCATCGTCGGGCGTCTGGTCGAGCGCGGCCTCGATGATGAGATCAAGGGCACGGCCTATGCCGTGGTCGACGGCATCGACGGTCGATCCCATCACTTCAAGCTCGCCGATCTCAGCGCCGCCGGCGATAGCGCGCCGGGCTCGATCGTCGAGCTGCGCGCCTATGACGATTCCCGCGGCCAGCGGCGGATCGCGCTCGCGGTGCGCTCCGATCTCGACATCGAACGGCAGGTGACGGCATCGGGTGCGACCTGGCTCGACCGGCAGAACATCGCGCGCGAGCCGGCCGCGCTGTCAGAAAACGGGTTTGGCGGGGAAGTACGCGACGCTCTCGACAGGCGGGCCGACCACCTCATCGGGGAAGGCTTGGCCCAGCGGCAGGGGCGGCGCATCGTCTTCAGCCGCAATCTCATCGACACGCTCCGCCGGCGCGAGTTGGACGAAATCGGCGAGAAACTAGCGGCGAAGACCGGACAACCGTTCCAGCGTGCAGGTGCCGGCGAGCATGTCGCCGGCGCCTATCGCCAGCGCCTGACGCTCGCCTCTGGTCGCTTCGCGATGATCGACGACGGGCTCGGCTTCCAGCTCGTGCCCTGGACGCCATCGATGGAGAAACATCTCGGCCGCCATATCTCCGGCGTCGCGCGCGGCGACGGTGGTGTAGATTGGAGCTTCGGCCGCAAGCGGGGGCTGGGGCGGTAG
- a CDS encoding lytic transglycosylase domain-containing protein produces MPLIGPSATLRRCGLCGRIVLLLLSGLVIAALDTGSASAQSAPAERQEVRDPVGAYVAEAAHRFGIPEHWIVAVMGAESAGNTRAISRAGAQGLMQVMPATWDHLRARYRLGSDPFDPRDNILAGTAYLREMYDRYGTIPAMLAAYNAGPDRYEDHLATGRPLPAETRAYVARLAPALGATAPSPGAPAVPSPPPDWREAPLFVPRSADRRTVADRATDKHSDGTSASVPLQPDAGDQAHLKTIFIAQDDTGG; encoded by the coding sequence ATGCCTCTCATCGGTCCATCAGCAACATTGCGGCGGTGCGGTCTCTGCGGCCGCATCGTCCTCCTTCTCCTTTCCGGCCTGGTCATCGCCGCGCTCGATACCGGCAGCGCATCCGCACAGTCGGCGCCTGCTGAGCGACAGGAAGTCCGCGATCCTGTCGGCGCCTATGTTGCCGAGGCGGCGCATCGGTTCGGCATTCCCGAGCACTGGATCGTCGCGGTCATGGGGGCCGAAAGCGCTGGCAACACACGCGCGATCTCCCGTGCCGGCGCACAGGGGTTGATGCAGGTCATGCCGGCGACCTGGGACCATCTACGCGCCCGCTATCGGCTCGGTTCCGATCCCTTCGACCCGCGCGACAACATCCTGGCGGGCACCGCCTATCTCCGCGAGATGTACGACCGTTACGGCACGATCCCGGCAATGCTTGCGGCATACAATGCGGGACCGGATCGCTACGAGGATCACCTCGCGACGGGCCGTCCGTTGCCCGCCGAAACGCGCGCCTATGTCGCTCGGCTTGCACCGGCGCTGGGCGCAACGGCGCCGTCGCCCGGCGCTCCGGCTGTGCCATCACCGCCACCCGACTGGCGCGAGGCACCGCTGTTCGTCCCGCGCTCAGCTGACCGCCGGACGGTCGCGGACCGCGCCACGGACAAGCACTCGGACGGCACCTCCGCTTCCGTGCCGTTGCAGCCCGATGCCGGGGATCAGGCACATCTCAAAACCATCTTCATTGCGCAGGATGACACGGGGGGGTGA
- a CDS encoding DUF736 domain-containing protein: MPQIGQFTRTADGYSGRIRSLSFDCALTFVATENADSENAPAYRVHLGDETGPEVGAGWKHTGDRAGTFISVVLDDPAFAFPVRARLFQSDEDGRDWGLHWTRPKKRDEQD; this comes from the coding sequence ATGCCCCAGATCGGTCAGTTCACCCGCACAGCAGACGGCTATAGCGGACGAATCCGCTCGCTGTCCTTCGACTGCGCGCTCACCTTCGTCGCGACCGAGAATGCCGACAGCGAAAACGCGCCGGCCTACCGCGTTCATCTCGGCGACGAGACCGGCCCCGAGGTCGGCGCGGGCTGGAAACATACCGGCGACCGCGCGGGCACATTCATCTCCGTCGTCCTCGATGACCCGGCATTCGCGTTTCCGGTTCGTGCGCGGCTGTTCCAGTCGGACGAGGATGGACGCGACTGGGGCCTGCATTGGACCCGCCCGAAGAAGCGGGACGAGCAGGACTGA
- a CDS encoding S26 family signal peptidase produces the protein MTRFGYVMLTYFTVMGVATAAIVPTSLKLVWNVSASAPIGLYRIDPAEHLDVPDLVAVMPPEPLDDFMVERGYIGRDVPILKRVLGLPGQRICRIGRTITVDGIVMGEARDRDRLDRPLPVWSGCRTVAEDEFFLMNWQVPDSLDGRYFGPLSATTVIGQAVPLYTDEDGDGRFVWRAPTR, from the coding sequence ATGACCCGCTTCGGCTACGTCATGCTGACCTACTTCACTGTCATGGGCGTTGCCACCGCCGCCATCGTTCCGACATCGCTCAAGCTCGTCTGGAACGTGTCGGCCAGCGCGCCGATCGGGCTCTATCGGATCGACCCCGCCGAGCATCTCGACGTTCCCGATCTCGTCGCGGTCATGCCACCTGAGCCGCTTGACGATTTCATGGTCGAGCGCGGTTACATCGGCCGTGACGTGCCGATCCTGAAGCGCGTTCTCGGCCTGCCGGGACAGCGCATATGCCGGATCGGCCGCACCATCACGGTCGACGGAATCGTGATGGGCGAAGCCCGCGACCGTGATCGCCTGGACCGCCCGCTGCCGGTCTGGAGCGGCTGTCGCACCGTCGCCGAAGACGAGTTCTTCCTGATGAACTGGCAAGTCCCCGACAGCCTCGACGGCCGCTATTTCGGACCGCTTTCGGCGACGACCGTCATTGGCCAGGCCGTCCCTCTCTACACCGACGAAGACGGCGATGGCCGCTTCGTCTGGCGCGCGCCGACGCGGTGA
- a CDS encoding DUF2840 domain-containing protein encodes MTGATAPGVGESPTHSANTSDALTHVELTWIEGRIEYWIRFGRAAGERIIDRRRRVVSFRPGAVFAFVRWAANDYGTVISRIDIVRPVEPGAAYQTLPFVRPGGEILLKIEGWPKVEKVLQHIDAVEAADVDPCDAAPDHWRHVAHRMSAGQEPRPYTRERHQAWLKRREIER; translated from the coding sequence ATGACCGGCGCCACGGCTCCCGGCGTCGGTGAAAGCCCGACGCACTCCGCGAACACTTCCGACGCACTCACTCATGTCGAACTGACCTGGATCGAGGGCAGGATCGAATACTGGATTCGCTTCGGCCGCGCGGCTGGCGAGCGGATCATCGACCGCCGCCGGCGCGTCGTCTCCTTCCGTCCCGGCGCGGTCTTCGCCTTCGTGCGTTGGGCGGCAAACGACTACGGCACTGTCATCTCCCGCATCGACATCGTGCGCCCCGTCGAACCCGGCGCCGCATATCAGACGCTGCCTTTCGTGCGCCCCGGCGGGGAAATCCTGCTCAAGATCGAAGGCTGGCCGAAGGTCGAGAAGGTGCTCCAGCACATCGACGCGGTGGAAGCCGCCGACGTCGATCCCTGCGACGCCGCCCCCGATCACTGGCGCCATGTGGCCCACCGGATGAGCGCGGGCCAGGAACCGCGTCCTTACACGCGGGAGCGCCATCAGGCCTGGCTCAAGCGGCGGGAGATCGAACGATGA
- the parA gene encoding ParA family partition ATPase, producing MIAAFLNQKGGVGKTTLALHLAGEWARGGSTVTLIDADPQGSALDWSERRSREGLPRSFGVIGLARDTLHHEAPELARNADHVVIDGPPRVAGLMRSALLAADVILIPVQPSPFDGWASAEILRLIEEARIFRPQLAVRFVLNRCPARTIIARETGDALADQDPPALKATIGQRVIFASAAQSGRLACECDADSIAAREVAALAVEIGRLAP from the coding sequence ATGATTGCGGCGTTCCTCAACCAGAAGGGCGGTGTCGGCAAGACGACGCTCGCCTTGCACCTCGCCGGCGAATGGGCGCGAGGCGGAAGCACCGTCACCCTGATCGATGCCGACCCGCAGGGATCGGCGCTCGACTGGTCCGAGAGACGCAGCCGTGAGGGCCTGCCGCGAAGCTTCGGCGTCATTGGCCTTGCGCGTGATACGCTGCATCACGAAGCCCCGGAGCTCGCCCGCAATGCCGATCACGTCGTCATCGACGGTCCGCCGCGCGTCGCGGGGCTGATGCGCTCGGCGCTGCTCGCCGCAGACGTCATCCTCATTCCGGTGCAGCCGTCACCCTTCGATGGCTGGGCCTCGGCGGAGATCCTGCGCCTGATCGAGGAGGCGCGGATATTCCGTCCGCAGCTCGCCGTGCGCTTCGTCCTCAACCGCTGTCCGGCACGAACCATCATCGCACGCGAGACCGGCGATGCGCTCGCCGACCAGGACCCGCCCGCGCTCAAAGCGACGATCGGCCAGCGCGTCATCTTTGCGTCGGCCGCACAGTCCGGCCGCCTCGCTTGCGAATGCGACGCGGACAGCATCGCCGCGCGGGAAGTGGCGGCGCTGGCGGTAGAGATCGGAAGGCTCGCACCATGA
- a CDS encoding replication initiator protein A translates to MTTRPRNSEREQLELFRALPSDLAPRDAQDLMAYPFFSLSKSHRVEPIDFRTGEIAIRVEAVPEHGMATIWDADILIWAASQIVEARDNGFRTSRLIATTPYEILTFVGRGTGARDYRRLRAALDRLQSTTVATTLRQPPSNPRSRNEGAPSSRTTGRRMHRFSWINEWTERADAFGNPDGIELTVPDWFYKAVLDEALVLTIDRAYFGLTGGIERWLYRIVRKHGGRQKRGWRFDFRHLYVKSGSLSPFKRFAFELRAIIQRQPLPGYTLFLEIEAGGRTLLAFEPAPCGQAVEAVVLSGTRTIVPSGTDPSCYREPKPHLTSSAESGNRPLNLESNKESNFCRGGHSGEKHSPTHRKEEERGRQTAFSERDDDAVSKNDPARAGAGDAS, encoded by the coding sequence ATGACGACGCGGCCCCGCAATTCGGAACGGGAGCAGCTTGAGCTGTTCCGCGCTCTGCCGAGCGATCTCGCGCCGCGCGATGCGCAGGACCTCATGGCCTATCCGTTTTTCTCCCTATCCAAATCCCACCGCGTCGAGCCGATCGACTTCCGCACCGGTGAGATCGCCATCCGCGTGGAAGCCGTGCCAGAGCATGGGATGGCCACAATCTGGGATGCCGACATCCTGATCTGGGCGGCCAGCCAGATCGTCGAGGCGCGCGACAACGGCTTTCGCACTTCGCGCCTGATCGCCACCACCCCATACGAAATCCTGACCTTCGTCGGACGTGGCACCGGCGCGCGCGACTATCGCCGGCTGAGAGCCGCGCTCGACCGGCTGCAATCGACCACGGTCGCAACCACCCTGCGCCAGCCACCGTCCAATCCACGCAGCCGAAATGAAGGTGCGCCGAGCAGTCGTACGACCGGTAGGCGCATGCACCGCTTCTCCTGGATCAACGAATGGACCGAGCGCGCCGACGCGTTCGGCAATCCGGACGGAATCGAGCTCACCGTGCCGGACTGGTTCTACAAGGCGGTGCTGGACGAGGCGCTCGTCCTCACCATCGACCGCGCCTATTTCGGCCTCACGGGCGGGATCGAGCGTTGGCTGTACCGGATCGTGCGCAAGCATGGCGGCAGGCAGAAGCGCGGCTGGCGGTTCGACTTCCGGCATCTCTACGTCAAATCCGGGAGCCTTTCACCGTTCAAGCGCTTCGCCTTCGAACTGCGCGCGATCATCCAGCGACAACCGCTACCCGGCTACACGCTGTTTCTCGAGATCGAGGCGGGCGGGCGCACGCTGCTCGCCTTCGAGCCGGCGCCCTGTGGACAGGCTGTGGAAGCCGTCGTGCTATCGGGAACCCGGACTATCGTGCCATCGGGAACCGACCCATCGTGCTATCGGGAACCCAAACCGCATCTAACCTCTTCCGCAGAAAGCGGAAATCGACCCCTTAACTTAGAGTCTAACAAAGAATCTAACTTTTGTAGGGGCGGGCACTCTGGGGAGAAACACTCTCCGACACACCGAAAAGAGGAAGAGCGCGGACGCCAGACGGCATTCTCTGAACGCGATGACGACGCTGTCTCCAAGAACGATCCGGCCCGTGCTGGTGCGGGAGACGCTTCATGA
- a CDS encoding helix-turn-helix transcriptional regulator translates to MSAATAGIPPRYLRTPEAARLLSLSARTLEKHRTYGTGPAYRKLGGRVVYSVDDLQAWAERGVKQSTSDPGVGTVLPAKRHDDPSSAESR, encoded by the coding sequence ATGTCCGCAGCCACCGCCGGCATCCCGCCGCGCTATCTGAGAACACCCGAAGCAGCCCGGTTGCTCAGCCTTTCCGCCCGCACCCTCGAAAAGCACCGCACCTACGGAACCGGTCCTGCCTACCGCAAACTCGGTGGCCGTGTCGTCTACTCCGTCGATGACCTGCAGGCCTGGGCGGAACGTGGCGTCAAGCAATCCACCTCCGACCCCGGCGTCGGCACGGTCCTTCCGGCCAAACGTCATGACGATCCGTCGTCTGCCGAGAGCCGCTGA
- a CDS encoding DUF2285 domain-containing protein: MPTMNVTIVTADARAADEGLYVHFSLGTSQFVAICLDGHPPAGPVAAVTLIDPHFQDRIDAINRFRDVALRRGTAIDKRITPHRQRQLIEMLRTIDGRQAGATHQEIAEAVFGAATVNAITWKSSSLRDTVMRRAITGLDLVSGGYRRLLLGHRPDLS, from the coding sequence ATGCCAACGATGAACGTCACCATCGTCACGGCCGACGCCAGAGCCGCGGATGAGGGCCTCTACGTTCATTTCTCCCTCGGCACATCGCAGTTCGTAGCAATCTGTCTTGATGGCCACCCACCGGCTGGTCCGGTCGCGGCTGTGACGCTCATCGACCCGCACTTTCAGGATCGCATCGATGCGATCAATCGGTTCCGCGATGTGGCCCTGCGACGCGGAACTGCAATCGACAAGCGGATAACGCCGCACAGGCAGCGACAGCTGATCGAAATGCTCCGCACGATCGATGGACGCCAAGCGGGCGCCACCCATCAGGAGATCGCCGAGGCGGTGTTCGGCGCCGCCACAGTCAACGCCATCACCTGGAAATCCTCTTCGCTGCGCGACACGGTGATGCGCCGCGCTATCACTGGCCTCGACCTCGTCTCCGGCGGCTATCGCCGCCTGCTTCTCGGCCACCGCCCCGACTTGAGCTAA